In Gemmatimonadota bacterium, the following proteins share a genomic window:
- a CDS encoding DUF3500 domain-containing protein → MNKAGFMNRVLICLLGAMMVVAAFFAYLLFRPDVGTRIFFGTGPSSVEIKFKNDYEVPVADKKTEAIVAAARLLLDSLDDSQRQAATYRFTDNAQRSNWSNLPEGMVPRGGVMLGVLSEAQRAILDELLGELLSEAGMENITHQLAAEDLLISGDVLGVMKYGSRYFTAAFLGEPSTTEPWMFQFGGHHLAINATVFGPNVSFSPMLTGGQPLHLHLDGDDIFVTRKETAAAQVFMESLTDKQKGQAVRSDRPIDLLLGPGKYGVTVAPEGIRGSELTAMQKTLLLDVIEARLGFMNNDDYAQKMKAVEADIEDTYFGWWGRQNVPGAAYFRVTGTSIVLEYAVQNGEDTVDHVHSMYREMDNDYGTAWIGAE, encoded by the coding sequence ATGAATAAGGCGGGATTCATGAATCGTGTGTTGATTTGCCTTCTCGGTGCAATGATGGTCGTTGCCGCGTTTTTCGCCTATCTGTTGTTTCGCCCGGATGTTGGGACGCGGATTTTCTTTGGAACGGGCCCCTCATCGGTAGAAATCAAGTTCAAAAACGATTACGAGGTCCCTGTTGCAGACAAGAAAACCGAGGCCATCGTGGCAGCTGCAAGGCTCTTGCTGGATTCGCTGGACGACAGTCAAAGACAGGCGGCAACATACCGGTTTACCGATAACGCACAGCGCTCGAACTGGTCCAACTTACCCGAGGGCATGGTTCCGCGAGGAGGTGTAATGCTCGGTGTGCTCTCTGAAGCACAGCGGGCGATTCTGGATGAACTTCTTGGGGAACTGCTGAGTGAAGCCGGTATGGAGAACATCACGCATCAACTGGCCGCGGAAGACTTGCTGATCTCTGGAGACGTACTCGGCGTCATGAAGTACGGCAGCAGGTATTTCACCGCTGCTTTTCTCGGTGAACCGTCCACTACTGAGCCCTGGATGTTCCAGTTCGGAGGGCATCATCTCGCCATAAACGCCACCGTATTCGGACCGAACGTTTCCTTTTCACCTATGCTGACAGGCGGCCAACCGCTGCACCTGCACCTGGACGGAGACGACATCTTCGTTACGCGAAAGGAAACTGCGGCGGCACAGGTGTTCATGGAGAGCCTTACGGACAAACAGAAAGGACAAGCCGTGCGTTCAGATCGGCCCATCGACCTTCTGCTGGGGCCGGGTAAGTATGGTGTTACCGTTGCGCCGGAAGGCATCAGGGGAAGCGAACTGACCGCCATGCAGAAAACGTTGCTCCTGGATGTCATTGAGGCCCGACTGGGTTTCATGAACAATGACGATTATGCACAGAAAATGAAAGCCGTGGAGGCCGATATCGAGGACACGTACTTTGGATGGTGGGGACGGCAGAATGTCCCGGGCGCAGCGTATTTCCGCGTAACCGGCACGTCCATCGTACTCGAATATGCGGTTCAGAACGGCGAGGACACCGTAGATCACGTTCA
- a CDS encoding phosphotransferase, producing the protein MNNTFDSSASAGSTGQSCAAVATFLVEHYGLAPPVDVRELEPGANRNFLVTSQDQRYVYRIYTDHTFYVRNPEAYRYELDLLDYLGEYNLAVPEPVRRLDGQRLSVMGSATDNPSGPSSGPWSDGTCGALFRFFEGEEHVTWYPEVKEPVVISFGASVAEMHQRADQFQKPYCRHHFDLQYLLDGPLQTLESILKERRGEDLSFFKDYADHMRRQINALGKGKDIYGLIHADLHVGNILYHPDNGYCILDFDQCAFGWRAYDVATFKYNIIETVPDHLTDEIWRCFLEGYNRVRPLTKAELDCLPVFANAWTLWDIGETLVLATEWGGHRPDLVEGDLTQDEYLDWAVETLRGMV; encoded by the coding sequence ATGAACAATACTTTCGACTCTTCCGCATCTGCCGGATCAACGGGGCAGTCCTGTGCCGCAGTCGCCACTTTCCTAGTGGAGCACTATGGCCTGGCTCCACCCGTCGACGTACGCGAACTGGAGCCCGGGGCCAACAGGAACTTTCTCGTCACCTCGCAGGATCAGCGATACGTCTACCGGATCTATACTGACCACACTTTCTACGTCCGCAATCCCGAGGCCTACCGTTACGAGCTCGACCTGCTGGATTACCTGGGGGAATACAACCTGGCCGTACCCGAACCGGTCAGGCGGCTGGATGGCCAACGGCTGAGTGTAATGGGCTCTGCGACCGATAATCCATCCGGTCCTTCTTCCGGACCATGGAGCGACGGGACCTGCGGCGCCCTGTTTCGCTTCTTTGAGGGAGAGGAACATGTAACCTGGTATCCTGAGGTGAAAGAACCTGTCGTAATCTCATTTGGTGCTTCCGTGGCCGAGATGCACCAGCGGGCGGACCAGTTTCAGAAACCATATTGCCGTCACCATTTCGATCTGCAATACCTGCTGGACGGTCCGCTGCAGACGCTGGAATCCATCCTGAAGGAGCGGCGCGGCGAGGACCTGTCTTTCTTCAAAGATTACGCCGATCACATGCGCCGACAGATCAACGCGCTGGGCAAGGGTAAGGACATCTACGGTCTCATCCATGCCGATCTGCACGTCGGAAACATCCTGTATCATCCCGACAACGGATACTGCATCCTGGATTTCGACCAGTGTGCCTTCGGCTGGCGGGCGTATGACGTGGCGACCTTCAAGTATAACATCATCGAGACGGTGCCGGATCATTTGACGGACGAAATCTGGCGTTGCTTCCTGGAAGGATACAACCGGGTACGTCCATTAACCAAGGCGGAACTGGACTGCCTGCCGGTCTTCGCGAACGCCTGGACGCTATGGGATATCGGCGAGACGTTGGTACTGGCAACGGAGTGGGGCGGTCACCGGCCGGACCTGGTCGAGGGAGATCTGACTCAGGACGAGTATTTGGACTGGGCGGTTGAGACTTTGCGGGGGATGGTGTGA
- a CDS encoding PEGA domain-containing protein, whose amino-acid sequence MKLRQWLPLIMVVLPIGCATIMHGKTQSVGVSSVPEGATVSVNNQHLGITPLFIEMKRKDQHVVNISLDGYHTARLTFQRKVSGWMWGNIIFGAAIGLAVDAITGGLYKFEPAQLSATLVSQSSTVNRSDEGIYIVTVLIPNIDWVKIGQLEIK is encoded by the coding sequence ATGAAACTGCGTCAGTGGCTCCCATTAATAATGGTTGTATTACCCATCGGGTGTGCGACGATTATGCATGGAAAGACTCAATCTGTTGGGGTATCGAGTGTGCCTGAAGGTGCTACAGTTTCGGTAAACAACCAACACTTGGGGATTACGCCACTGTTTATTGAAATGAAACGTAAAGATCAGCATGTAGTAAACATATCTCTAGATGGTTACCACACAGCAAGACTTACGTTTCAACGTAAAGTAAGTGGCTGGATGTGGGGAAACATCATTTTCGGTGCAGCTATCGGGCTAGCTGTTGATGCGATCACTGGCGGGCTCTACAAATTTGAACCTGCACAGTTAAGTGCCACTTTGGTTAGTCAGTCATCCACCGTTAATAGATCAGACGAAGGTATTTACATTGTTACAGTATTAATCCCGAATATTGACTGGGTGAAAATAGGTCAACTGGAAATTAAGTAG